One genomic region from Plasmodium chabaudi chabaudi strain AS genome assembly, chromosome: 7 encodes:
- a CDS encoding ubiquitin-related modifier 1, putative, with amino-acid sequence MKFKIELKFLGGLESYLEDKSKNYVTLEIDSKEFNFENLIAFIRDNIIQKKFVFSEHDIVSGDEKLCKVLVDNKEYSNYNLKDKAKIKPGIIVLVNEYDWEILGTYSYQIKNDDKICFLSTLHGG; translated from the coding sequence ATGAAATTCAAAATAGAATTAAAATTCCTGGGAGGGTTAGAAAGCTATTTAGAGGATAAATCTAAGAATTATGTCACATTGGAAATCGATTCAAAGGAgtttaattttgaaaatttaattgCTTTTATAAGAGATAacataatacaaaaaaaatttgttttttcagAACATGATATAGTAAGTGGAGATGAGAAATTATGTAAAGTACTAGttgataataaagaatattctaattataatttaaaagataaagCCAAAATAAAACCAGGCATAATTGTTTTGGTTAATGAATATGATTGGGAAATTTTGGGAACATATTCttatcaaattaaaaacgATGACAAAATATGTTTCTTATCAACATTACATGGTGGCTAA
- a CDS encoding calcium-binding protein, putative has translation MATRRKERCHITGNSNKNNSHFTFSDTQNDDILFETNNGSNGNDNNIDKSNRNNLRENILKNNKHYFTEETIKSYNNIENDINANDNNFLNTWIDSKNKSNTNIFEINKHMKEREIEFVKLNNMINETNNINFKNIPCKFKKNVGKKSKANIDRSTAETNNIKDEKKDKEIQVDELWNYLSYVHNSDDSRLKYKINDIIYKRTQDEKADENFSQSEKMNGTELKHKDNTDRRSQSINYDEYKNIIKYILPSMPDKKIDYSWNCLKTNLKCESDKVDYKEFVNFINEKSENYKNIYINKIVASQLKNKVIKYNFNPSDVKLKTINYIDNIRLKASEFSKAFNDLISEKELYDLFKGKEKIKISELEKIISDITNERTKHTIEGKDIKNTKETNKKQGDDPEDVKELRKKDILTDFNMKAYISTLLTNKNNEVFVKNFIDNLNINYEALNLQNHFIKDAYDFYSRNIPPTEKMESSYNMELNKEEVKRAKFLIEEIDYSVRNNFRPKYLSEKNNNAKKNPQNPYLSLYEIFKHLDNDKDSYITKEDLHKSLNNLKIKNITNEDVNLLLKYIDTQKKGYIDVNDFLTNYQLEDKSMISWIKNTNKPYFEFVQNLKREDFENSNTGSRRRSISENIPNNENAFIAKKYDDAIYNYNLELDQFCPSYVIRERIRNKFIAKPEDFLNKHIHATKFHLTPYKNTNNIIQPVENSDLYMNDNSRFKTTYNLNYN, from the coding sequence gcaCTATTTTACCGAAGAAACAATAAAAtcttataataatatagaaaatgatataaatgcgaatgataataattttttaaatacatggatagatagtaaaaataaatcaaatacaaatatattcgAAATTAATAAACATATGAAAGAAAGGGAAATCGAATTTGTTAAacttaataatatgataaatgaaacaaataatataaattttaaaaatataccttgcaaatttaaaaaaaatgtagggaaaaaaagtaaagCAAATATTGATAGATCTACTGCAGAAacgaataatataaaagacgaaaaaaaagataaagaaaTTCAGGTAGATGAGTTATGGAACTATTTAAGTTATGTTCATAATTCAGATGACAGTAGATtgaaatacaaaattaatgatataatatataaacgcACTCAAGATGAAAAAGctgatgaaaattttagTCAATctgaaaaaatgaatggAACCGAATTGAAACACAAAGACAACACAGATAGGCGATCCCAAAGTATTAATTATGatgaatacaaaaatataataaaatatatattacctTCAATGCcagacaaaaaaatagattaTTCGTGGAATTGTTTGAAAACGAACTTAAAATGTGAAAGTGATAAAGTGGATTATAAAgaatttgttaattttataaatgagAAATcggaaaattataaaaatatatatataaataaaatagtagCCAGTCAATTGAAAAACAAAGTAATAAAGTATAATTTCAATCCTTCTGATGTTAAGttaaaaacaattaattatattgacAACATTCGATTAAAAGCTTCAGAGTTTTCAAAAGCATTTAATGATTTGATATCAGAAAAAGAGTTATATGATTTGTTTAaaggaaaagaaaaaataaaaattagcgagttagaaaaaattatatcagATATAACTAATGAAAGAACAAAGCATACAATAGAAGgcaaagatataaaaaatacgaaagaaacaaataaaaagcaAGGAGATGATCCTGAAGACGTAAAAGAACTCCGAAAAAAGGATATATTAACAGATTTTAATATGAaagcatatatatctacactattaacaaataaaaataatgaagtttttgttaaaaattttatagataatttaaatataaattatgaagcactaaatttacaaaatcattttataaaagatgCATATGATTTTTATTCTAGGAACATACCCCCTACtgaaaaaatggaaagcTCCTATAATATGGAATTAAATAAGGAAGAAGTAAAAAGAGCTAAATTTTTAATCGAAGAAATCGATTATTCAGTGCGCAATAATTTTCGACCTAAATATTtaagtgaaaaaaataataacgcCAAAAAAAATCCCCAAAACCCATATTTGTCtttatatgaaattttTAAGCACTTAGACAATGATAAAGACAGTTATATAACAAAAGAAGACTTACATAAAAGtcttaataatttaaaaataaaaaatataacaaatgaAGATGTAAATCTTCttctaaaatatattgatacacaaaaaaaggGATATATAGATGttaatgattttttaacaaattatCAACTGGAAGATAAATCGATGATTTCATGGATTAAAAATACTAATAAACCGTATTTTGAATTTgttcaaaatttaaaaagagaggattttgaaaattctAATACTGGATCTCGTAGACGATCAATTAGCGAAAATATACCAAACAATGAAAATGCATTTATtgctaaaaaatatgatgatgcaatatataattataatttagaaCTAGATCAATTTTGCCCTTCTTATGTTATTAGAGAAAGAATacgaaataaatttatagcAAAGCCAGaagattttttaaataaacatatacatGCTACAAAATTTCATTTAACCccttataaaaatacaaataatataattcaaCCAGTAGAGAATTCTGATCTTTATATGAATGATAACTCACGATTTAAAACAACCTACAATTTGAATTACAACTAG
- a CDS encoding sporozoite surface protein essential for liver stage development, putative: protein MTNQMLETYECSLLRPQPFSTLYYPANITWKYVLNSKPSGCFGSTQKYVAVPETYSYPYYYHYVYYRPYPLANITLSIKHEDKNKKKVNELNNQEKKEELNDEDESKTSKKNNECNDKENNTKKYVSVVSPPYYIGSLYYPTAIFYP from the exons ATGACCAATCAAATGCTAGAAACATACGAATGCTCCCTTTTAA gGCCGCAACCATTCTCTACCCTTTATTACCCCGCAAATATTACATGGAAGTATGTTTTGAATTCTAAACCATCAGGTTGTTTTGGATCTacacaaaaatatgttgCTGTTCCCGAAACATATTCATAtccttattattatcattatgtatattatcgCCCATATCCCTTAGCAAATATCACATTGAGTATAAAACATGAagataaaaacaaaaaaaaagtaaatgaattaaataaccaagaaaaaaaagaagaattaAATGATGAGGATGAAAGCAAaacttcaaaaaaaaataatgaatgtaatgataaagaaaataataccaaaaaatatgtatcaGTAGTATCCCCCCCATACTATATAGGCTCATTATATTACCCTACTGCTATATTTTATccttaa